One genomic segment of Desmodus rotundus isolate HL8 chromosome 5, HLdesRot8A.1, whole genome shotgun sequence includes these proteins:
- the SART1 gene encoding U4/U6.U5 tri-snRNP-associated protein 1 codes for MGSSKKHRGEKEAAGTTAAAGTGGATEQPPRHREHKKHKHRSGGGGGGSGGERRKRSRERGTERGSGRRETEARSGAHGRERSQAEPSERRVKREKRDDGYEAAASSKPSSGDASSLSIEETNKLRAKLGLKPLEVNAVKKEAGTKEEPVAADIINPMALRQREELREKLAAAKEKRLLNQKLGKIKTLGEDDPWLDDTAAWIERSRQLQKEKDLAEKRAKLLEEMDQEFGVSTLVEEEFGQRRQNLYSARDLQGLTVEHAIDSFREGETMILTLKDQGVLQEEEDVLVNVNLVDKERAEKNVELRKKKPDYLPYAEDESVDDLAQQKPRSILSKYDEELEGERPHSFRLDQGGMADGLRERELEEIRAKLRLQAQSLSAVGPRLASEYLTPEEMVTFKKTKRRVKKIRKKEKEVIVRADDLLPLGDQTQDGDFGSRLRGRGRRRVPEADEEAQEEEEKEPAPQPPQSDDTRVENMDISDEEEGGGPSPGSPEVLEEDEAELELQKQLEKGRRLRQLQQLRDSGEKVVEIVKKLESRQRGWEEEEDPERKGTIVFNATSEFCRTLGEIPTYGLAGNREEQEELMDFERDEDRSANGGSESDGEENIGWSTVNLDEEKQHQDFSASSTTILDEEPIVNRGLAAALLLCQNKGLLETTVQKVARVKAPNKSLPSAVYCIEDKMAIDDKYSRREEYRGFTQDFKEKDGYKPDVKIEYVDETGRKLTPKEAFRQLSHRFHGKGSGKMKTERRMKKLDEEALLKKMSSSDTPLGTVALLQEKQKAQKTPYIVLSGSGKSMNANTITK; via the exons ATGGGGTCGTCAAAGAAGCACCGCGGGGAGAAGGAGGCGGCCGGGACGACGGCAGCGGCCGGCACCGGGGGCGCCACCGAGCAGCCGCCGCGACACCGGGAGCACAAGAAACATAAGCACCGgagtggcggcggcggcggcggcagcggtggGGAACGACGGAAGCGGAGCCGGGAACGGGGCACCGAGCGCGGGAGCGGGCGGCGCGAGACCGAGGCCCGCAGCGGTGCGCACGGGCGGGAACGCAGCCAGGCCGAGCCCTCCGAGCGGCGCGTGAAGCGGGAGAAGCGCGACGATGGCTACGAGGCCG CTGCCAGTTCCAAACCTAGCTCAGGAGATGCCTCGTCACTCAGCATCGAGGAGACCAA TAAACTCCGGGCAAAGTTGGGGCTGAAACCCTTGGAGGTCAATGCCGTCAAGAAGG AGGCGGGCACCAAGGAGGAGCCCGTGGCAGCTGATATCATCAACCCCATGGCCTTGCGGCAGCGAGAGGAGCTACGAGAAAAGCTGGCAGCTGCCAAAGAAAAGCGCCTCCTGAACCAaaagctggg GAAGATAAAGACTCTGGGGGAGGACGACCCCTGGCTGGACGACACTGCGGCCTGGATCGAGAGGAGCCGGCAGCTTCAGAAGGAGAAGGACTTGGCAGAGAAGAGG GCCAAGCTGCTGGAGGAGATGGACCAAGAGTTTGGTGTTAGCACTCTGGTGGAGGAGGAGTTCGGGCAGAGGCGGCAG aACCTGTACAGTGCCCGGGACCTGCAGGGCCTCACCGTGGAGCATGCCATCGATTCCTTCAGAGAAGGGGAGACTATGATCCTTACCCTCAAGGACCAAG GCGTGctgcaggaagaggaggatgtGCTGGTGAACGTGAACCTGGTGGATAAGGAGCGGGCAGAGAAGAACGTGGAGTTGCGGAAGAAAAAACCCGACTACCTGCCCTATGCAGAGGATGAGAGCGTGGACGACTTGGCACAG CAAAAACCCCGCTCCATCCTGTCCAAGTACGATGAGGAGCTGGAGGGCGAGCGGCCGCACTCCTTCCGTTTGGATCAGGGTGGCATGGCCGATGGCCTTCGGGAACGTGAGCTTGAAGAGATCCGGGCCAAGCTGCGACTGCAAGCTCAGTCCCTGAGCGCGGTCGGACCCCGGCTGGCCTCCGAGTACCTCACGCCAGAGGAGATG gTGACCTTTAAAAAGACCAAGCGGAGGGTGAAGAAAATCCGcaaaaaggagaaggaggtgaTAGTGCGGGCTGACGACTTGCTGCCTCTTGGAGACCAGACTCAAGATGGGGACTTTGGCTCCAG ACTGCGGGGCCGGGGTCGGCGCCGAGTGCCAGAGGCAGATGAGGaagcccaggaggaggaggagaaggagcccGCACCTCAGCCCCCGCAGTCAGATGACACTCGAGTGGAGAATATGGACATCAGTGATGAGG AGGAGGGCGGAGGGCCGTCACCTGGGTCCCCGGAGGTGCTGGAGGAGGATGAGGCGGAGCTGGAGCTGCAGAAGCAGCTGGAGAAGGGGCGCCGACTgcggcagctgcagcagctgcgaGACAGCGGTGAGAAG GTGGTGGAGATTGTGAAGAAGCTGGAGTCTCGCCagcggggctgggaggaggaggaggacccgGAGCGGAAGGGGACCATCGTGTTCAACGCCACGTCAGAGTTCTGCCGCACCCTGGGGGAGATCCCCACCTATGGGCTGGCTGGCAAccgggaggagcaggaggagctcATG GACTTCGAACGGGATGAGGATCGCTCAGCCAACGGTGGCTCTGAGTCCGACGGGGAAGAAAACATCGGCTGGAGCACAGTCAACCTGGATGAGGAGAAGCAGCATCAGGAC ttctctgcctcctccaccaccatcctGGACGAGGAGCCCATCGTGAACAGAGGGCTGGCCGCCGCGCTGCTCCTGTGTCAGAACAAAG ggctgctggagaCAACAGTGCAGAAGGTGGCCCGGGTGAAGGCCCCCAACAAGTCCCTGCCGTCAGCGGTATACTGCATCGAGGACAAGAT GGCCATTGATGACAAGTACAGCCGGCGGGAGGAGTACCGGGGCTTCACCCAGGACTTCAAGGAGAAGGACGGCTACAAGCCCGATGTTAAGATCGAGTATGTGGATGAGACGGGCCGGAAACTCACACCTAAGGAG GCTTTCCGGCAGCTGTCCCACCGCTTCCATGGGAAAGGCTCAGGCAAGATGAAGACAGAGCGGCGGATGAAGAAGCTGGACGAGGAGGCG CTCCTGAAGAAGATGAGCTCCAGCGACACGCCCCTGGGCACCGTGGCTCTGCTCCAGGAGAAGCAGAAGGCCCAGAAGACCCCATACATCGTGCTCAGTGGCAGTGGGAAGAGCATGAACGC GAACACCATCACCAAGTGA